The following proteins come from a genomic window of Coffea arabica cultivar ET-39 chromosome 11c, Coffea Arabica ET-39 HiFi, whole genome shotgun sequence:
- the LOC113715853 gene encoding uncharacterized protein gives MEELAGSVRGPWLLAGDFNVISTVEERAGGSPANARNIEEFNAAIGTCGLAEVPFDGSLFTWTNGRVCQRLDRALMNWDWAEGYDLSHVSHLSRGRSDHAPLVITANNGRKGKSSFKFLNVWQRHSGFMEVVRQGWAMPVEGLGMPKFHNKLRAVKGCLQTWNVQVFGNVFNKVKEAEAVMKQREEHFDKERDSVSRAELEEAKAAYARSLAVECEYWRQKSGIKWLQVGDANSAYFHSRCRQRRSYNFVARIKEQSGAWLEDIQDIRRSAVGFFSSLFASEQHGFLPPALPFSLPQLTPADNDRLGALPGMEELKGVVFALDADSAPGPDGFGAGFYQVCWDIIKSDLLEAVQAFFQGMRLPRCFTSTSIILLPKVAGAGQWKDFRPISLCNVCSKIISKLVSDRLATVLPTLISPWQTGFVPGRGITDNILLTQELVVDLDRRLRHPNLMLKLDMEKVYDRVEWPFLLFMLRKFGFAEHVVDIIFRLVSNNWFSVLVNGEPSGFFKSTRGVRQGDPVSPGLFVLIAEFLGRGLHHLLDSQPHWRFVSAGTVVPYLAFADDMLIFTRCSEECLSALKGFLSDYQEASGQRVNVTKSSFFLPSWASPGQEQLVHRGLGFNRQTFPFTYLGAPIYKGRRCGILFDGIVSKMRSRLEHWSMKLLSFGGKLVLARHVLASLPMYLLQVLDPPKAVLTRLGVLCNSFLWDQNGERRIHWSSWDNLCFPVDEGGLGFCSFRDMARAFSAKLWWRFRLGTSVWAEFMHAKYVNGCHPADAAPVRPSAIWRRLQAIRPMVEPSIRWCLGDGLVDFWKDRWVLHEPLESVVVRPDHPHFLVSEFITLDGWDDLRLAQWVPSFVIQAIKDTPFDVSQKDRMVWLPSPTGCFSVKSAWEVLRQKRQYSLVDSLLWSSVLPMKMSFLAWRVMRNFLPLDVTLRSRGLSCPSRCGCCYLEEEDLLHVFFKGPVASEVWRRMSARFGFRLPNCLGMASVFKAWYWTAAIPSKDHIRTFMPVVVCWFLWSARNQERFRGIHWGSDKVICEVDHFLEGLGKANLFRRSHFNGDVDCDLLRLVTTPPRRRIPRAVMWEKPPFGLLKLNSDASVKHGRATGGGLVRDYQGKMIFAFYKEFGDYNVLEAEGLALLFGLQLCSQRGLRPSLVEVDSKALVQLVVSGVLAKWPLCNCLRKIRGLLEGFSATIAHVFREANSAADRLADMGAIGVTEYDQFQELPAIVRASVVLDSRSVPGVRWISEGV, from the coding sequence ATGGAAGAATTGGCGGGCTCCGTGCGGGGGCCTTGGTTACTGGCAGGGGATTTCAATGTCATTTCCACTGTGGAGGAACGAGCGGGTGGTTCTCCAGCCAATGCACGGAACATTGAGGAATTTAACGCTGCCATTGGCACCTGTGGTTTAGCGGAGGTTCCTTTTGATGGGTCGTTATTTACATGGACGAATGGTAGGGTGTGTCAGAGATTGGATAGGGCTTTGATGAATTGGGATTGGGCTGAGGGGTATGATCTCTCCCATGTGTCTCATTTGTCCAGAGGGCGTTCGGATCATGCTCCGCTGGTTATTACTGCCAACAAtgggagaaaagggaaaagttcttttaaatttttaaatgtaTGGCAGAGGCATTCAGGTTTTATGGAGGTGGTCCGCCAGGGTTGGGCGATGCCCGTGGAGGGGCTGGGTATGCCGAAGTTCCATAATAAATTGCGGGCGGTAAAAGGCTGTCTGCAAACATGGAATGTACAGGTCTTTGGTAATGTTTTTAACAAAGTGAAGGAGGCTGAGGCTGTTATGAAACAAAGGGAGGAACATTTTGACAAGGAGAGGGATTCAGTTTCCAGAGCAGAACTGGAGGAGGCAAAGGCGGCTTATGCACGGAGCTTGGCAGTGGAGTGTGAGTACTGGAGACAAAAGTCGGGCATCAAATGGTTGCAGGTTGGGGATGCTAATTCGGCATACTTCCATTCTCGTTGCCGCCAACGCCGAAGTTATAATTTTGTGGCCCGTATTAAAGAGCAATCTGGAGCATGGCTGGAGGATATACAAGATATTAGGCGGTCAGCCGTGGGGTTCTTCTCCTCCTTGTTCGCATCTGAGCAACACGGTTTTCTCCCTCCAGCACTTCCGTTTTCGCTCCCTCAATTAACGCCGGCAGATAATGACAGGTTAGGTGCCTTGCCTGGAATGGAAGAATTGAAGGGGGTGGTCTTTGCTTTGGATGCAGATAGTGCTCCGGGTCCGGATGGGTTTGGGGCAGGTTTTTATCAGGTGTGCTGGGATATTATTaaatctgatttattggagGCGGTACAGGCCTTTTTCCAAGGTATGCGGCTGCCTAGGTGCTTTACTAGCACTTCCATCATTTTATTGCCTAAGGTGGCGGGTGCTGGGCAATGGAAAGATTTCCGGCCAATAAGTCTTTGCAACGTCTGCTCGAAAATTATTTCCAAGCTCGTCTCGGATAGGTTGGCTACGGTTCTCCCTACCTTAATATCCCCGTGGCAGACAGGGTTTGTGCCAGGTCGGGGGATAACGGACAACATTCTTCTTACTCAGGAGTTGGTGGTGGATCTGGATAGGCGGTTGAGGCACccaaatcttatgctaaaattGGATATGGAAAAGGTGTATGACAGGGTCGAAtggccttttcttttgtttatgcttCGGAAGTTTGGATTTGCTGAACATGTGGTAGACATTATTTTTCGCTTGGTGTCTAATAATTGGTTTTCTGTCTTGGTGAATGGAGAGCCTTCTGGATTTTTTAAGTCCACGAGGGGTGTTAGGCAGGGTGACCCGGTTTCTCCTGGTCTTTTTGTGTTAATTGCGGAGTTTTTAGGCCGTGGGCTGCACCATCTCCTGGATAGTCAGCCGCACTGGCGGTTTGTTTCAGCAGGGACAGTAGTCCCCTACCTGGCCTTCGCCGATGACATGCTCATTTTCACAAGATGTTCAGAGGAGTGCTTGTCTGCGCTCAAGGGTTTTCTTTCGGACTATCAAGAAGCATCAGGACAGAGAGTGAATGTCACCAAGAgttcttttttcttgccgtcatGGGCTTCTCCGGGCCAGGAGCAGTTGGTACATAGGGGTCTGGGTTTCAACAGGCAGACATTTCCTTTCACTTATTTGGGGGCTCCTATTTATAAAGGCCGGCGTTGTGGTATCTTGTTTGATGGAATTGTTTCCAAAATGAGGAGTCGTCTTGAACATTGGAGCATGAAATTGCTATCTTTTGGGGGTAAGCTCGTATTAGCACGGCATGTCCTTGCTTCGCTGCCCATGTATTTACTTCAGGTGTTGGATCCTCCCAAGGCTGTGCTCACTAGGCTGGGCGTACTTTGTAATTCCTTTCTTTGGGACCAGAACGGGGAGAGGCGCATTCATTGGTCCTCCTGGGATAATTTGTGCTTTCCTGTTGACGAAGGGGGCCTGGGTTTCTGCTCTTTCAGGGACATGGCGCGAGCTTTCTCCGCTAAATTGTGGTGGCGGTTCAGGCTGGGAACTTCTGTTTGGGCAGAATTCATGCACGCCAAATACGTCAACGGTTGTCATCCAGCGGACGCGGCACCCGTGCGACCTTCGGCGATTTGGAGGCGTCTTCAAGCGATACGTCCCATGGTTGAGCCGAGCATTAGGTGGTGTTTAGGGGATGGTTTGGTGGATTTTTGGAAAGATCGCTGGGTCCTTCATGAGCCTTTGGAGAGTGTGGTGGTTCGGCCTGATCATCCTCATTTCCTTGTCTCCGAATTTATTACGTTGGATGGGTGGGATGACTTGCGTCTTGCCCAATGGGTCCCGAGTTTTGTCATCCAGGCTATCAAGGACACGCCATTCGACGTATCTCAGAAAGATAGGATGGTTTGGCTACCTTCTCCGACGGGTTGCTTCTCGGTTAAGTCGGCATGGGAGGTGCTCCGACAAAAGAGGCAGTATTCCTTGGTTGACTCACTGCTATGGTCTTCGGTGTTGCCAATGAAAATGTCGTTTCTCGCTTGGAGAGTGATGCGCAATTTCCTACCTTTGGATGTGACTTTACGGTCGAGAGGTTTGTCTTGTCCCTCTAGATGTGGGTGCTGTTATCTGGAGGAGGAAGACCTTTTGCATGTCTTCTTTAAAGGCCCGGTGGCCTCCGAGGTGTGGCGGAGGATGTCTGCCCGTTTTGGTTTTCGATTACCCAATTGCTTGGGCATGGCATCAGTTTTTAAAGCGTGGTATTGGACGGCAGCAATTCCTTCGAAGGACCATATTCGGACGTTTATGCCAGTTGTAGTGTGCTGGTTTCTTTGGTCTGCCAGGAACCAGGAGCGTTTCCGCGGCATCCATTGGGGGAGTGACAAGGTTATCTGCGAGGTAGACCATTTCTTGGAGGGGCTTGGGAAGGCTAATTTGTTTCGTCGGTCGCACTTCAACGGAGATGTCGATTGTGACTTACTTCGTTTGGTTACCACGCCGCCGCGGCGGAGGATCCCTCGGGCGGTTATGTGGGAAAAGCCGCCTTTTGGTTTGCTTAAATTGAACTCGGACGCCAGTGTGAAGCATGGCAGGGCCACGGGTGGGGGGCTAGTCCGGGATTATCAgggaaaaatgatttttgcttTTTACAAGGAATTCGGGGACTACAATGTGTTGGAGGCAGAAGGTCTGGCTTTACTGTTTGGTTTGCAGTTGTGTTCACAACGGGGGCTTCGCCCTTCGTTGGTAGAAGTGGATTCTAAAGCCTTGGTGCAGTTGGTTGTCTCTGGGGTACTTGCTAAGTGGCCTTTATGTAATTGCTTGAGGAAAATTAGGGGACTTCTAGAGGGTTTTTCAGCCACTATCGCGCATGTGTTCCGTGAGGCCAACTCGGCGGCAGACAGGCTAGCGGATATGGGAGCAATAGGAGTCACGGAATATGACCAGTTCCAGGAGTTGCCGGCAATCGTCCGGGCCTCAGTGGTGCTGGACTCACGGAGTGTGCCTGGGGTTCGTTGGATTAGCGAAGGGGTTTAG